TCATTTCCATAATTTTGTTTCCTGTCATTCTTGGTCTCCTCAATATCTGTACATTATTCATAGTCAAAACACAGCAGACCAAATGATGAAAGAACAAGTTATCTTGTGTTTGGAACAGTTCTCACCGTGCTGACAGTCTGTTCTTCCGATAAGCACAAACCTCTTGTTTCAGGAAGGTGGTGGTGTCCCTGGTTTCCACATAAACAATATAATTACAACTAATAGGATAGAGGAAACTGAAGAATTAATGGTAGTTCGGTTCAACAGACATACAGTTTTCTCTCCTTCCATTGCTTCATTTAAAGCCTGTCTTTCTACAAGAAGCAGAGGAACTTGTTGTTCCACTTTCATATTGAGACCTTCATAAAATTCCTGTATTTCGAGATAAAGAGGCTGGCACTCATTTGTATCCATCACTGCAGAGTCAAGGCACCCCAGGCAGAGTTTACGACCATCATCAAGCAATACATATCTTGATTCCCTTGGCTGACAAGTAAATGAACCATATTGGAATGAAGTGAGCCAAGATTTGGAGACAGCAACTTATCTAACCAAGTATGCTCAAGATAAAAACTCTAGAAGCAAACAAGATAGCTGAACATACCTCCATTCTTTCACAACTACAGCATCTTGGAGTACCATCCACCTCATGTGATGGACAGTATTTTTGTAACCAAAAAGGATGTGTCCTATATTTGATAAGGACGTTCATATGAGTAGGAATCTGAAGAAGAAGGAACCACAAGATGGTGCATAAAAATCAAAATTCAAAGCCGGTAAACAAAAAACTCCCACAAGATATCTAGAATTTTCTCACTGTCTACATGCTTCCAGGCTTACATAATTGTAATAAATGATGATAGAGGAAGCATTGCAACCATAAAGAAAAAAATCACTTTTGTAAGTAAACAcattatttttggaaggaaatttGGTACTTATTAGATTTTTTTTGCAAAGGTTGCCATATAAAATGCAGAACGAGAATCGTCTTATGCAAACAGATAAGAAAAGATAATGAAGAGATTCTTACAAATTGCTTGCAGACATCACATTTTGGATGAAAGCGCTCCTTGTAACAAGTTTTAGGAGAACTGCATGTTTTTGTTGGGAAAGTCAGTATACCAATGCAACTGCTTAATTAGTACACAAAGCAACAAAGAGCTACCTCATAATCACATATTTGCTGATTATAACTTTACAAGCATGGCAGCAAAAGCACTCTGGATGCCAAACACCTCCTATGCAACTAAGAAAACCTCCATGGCCAATCTCATTGTGACATCCAGCACATGTCCTGAGAAAAGAAATGTATATAACATCAAATATAGTCACAAAGTACAGATAATTCCATAATTCCTTGCAATCACAGTGCTTTGGACCAACACAACAGTCTCCTGGCATGCTTTAAGAAACAAATTATACACACTCTCTTGTTTTGTTTACCAGGTATCTTGTTCTTTTCTTTTGATAACATCGGCAGATTTCACCCAGGGCACTTCATGTGAAGGTATAATTCACAGTATCGCACCCTATGgtgtctcactagtagaaaaaggccatttgtcccggttattgaaccgggactaaagggtcgttactaaagccctaggcctttagttccggttcttacacgaaccgggacagatgggcctccacgtggccggtgcggcgagcccaggcaggaggccctttggtcccggttggtggcatcaaccgggaccaataggcgtccatgcgtcagcaactggcaggagctgagattttttttttgaaaaggggtggtttaggggttttggggggttaatttaggtgtttcatatattgtgttagctagctaattaatagagagaagtgtcctctcttatctctgtgcttggtcgacgctacctactatacgtatagagaggactcgacacgctagctagtaagcaaatgaaggaaacagaagatcgtcatgaacatatgcatacagagagaagtgatatcgaccacctctccttctccgagagattggtcgaaaaacaagttctcgtatatctatccgacgctactggttacatatatacaatataattatctcttaccatataatctcctaattatatatgaactcagggtccacatggtattctccgtctttatcgatcacgtggtcaagaaagaatgccgccaattcctcttgaattgctcgcatacgatctggtggtaggagttcatcccgcatccgaaacatctaatttgaagaagggggtcaatacatatatatatgaataaatgaaactcaacacaaatgatggtaataaaataaaattatgaatattattatttacacacttcatattgtttgtcagagtagccccgctcacaggtcgtgtggcggatggactcgcaaacgtagtatccacagtaattattcccagcttcctgccacaaccactttacaagaagtagaggtcaatcaaactgataagcaagcatgctataaatggtattgatgaaactagcgcttgaatcactaggagatgcgcggaacatgctagtagtacttactttcgggtgtctaaattgcagcttcttcggcagtcccggagcttttgaggtgaattttgtccaaaccctgccagacaaagaaaacaattacttgatatcaggaaattaacaaagttgccgatatggtgcgataatgatcgatttaacttacttctcgagcatttcagtcatgtccgcatactcctggggatcttttcgtctcgagtctaagacggttattAGTCtctactcaagcttaatctctaggagaatatagtggaacctgcgcacgcatgcataactcatcaattacattactataacctggactaataagggaaaccgaatatgcacaagacagtaacactcacttgaagttgtaaggaaagagtattatatctttgttttcatttattaccaacgatcgtagcaagttggcctcggtctcTCTGGCCTTaaattcaaccgtatatgcatctatgagatttgtgttaatgaacccaatatcaccgatttgtcttttcttcaattcggcgatcttcaatctgcataatatagtgaggataattataaatacatgcaatgaaagagctgacctatatatagagacttaatgacagaagtagtacttacagacagtagcaagtgaccgttaatttatcgagggcctgttgattgaaaaactggaagaactcctcaaatgaaacattcaacagatcaattccaacgaggtcatgctcctctttaactctcagcgtcaaaatattcctccccccagactctctgcaggttttcatgtaccaatcatagaatattcgcatcatcgttgttagagatctttcatctttgacgagaggcttcccgtactcgtatctgtgtttgtccacctccaagaaatcataatgtacatcgtcgggaagataatctccaagattggtataactgggcaccatcctcggatcattagcgacgatatcgctagacaccttgagcggggggcacgattggttcgcttgttctccgagctgggcaatttttttcccagctcgtcgttcttttaacctttgatcactgatagtacttcccgacctctccgcttcgagaaatgacctttcaataatgcgctcatagtttcctttcgttggagactttggtggtttcttcagggcagccagagtgcgcttcgctttcaccggatctatcttctcctccggaggtggatgtttctttgctttcaccccttaaaagaagttcgtcacttcggctcgcacgatcttcgcgttttcctccagggtcctctcgtatggtaactgctctggagtcttcagagaaggaccgaatctgtattacctcccgcctctagctgtactgctagacgccggagcagacggagcggctgcagctgtcttctttcctttcttacgaggcggaggagaaggactacgacgcgccggagcagccggagcggcggcgggtctcttccgcccttgctgacgaggcagagaaggaggaggctggctgctcgggcgcgccggcgctggcggagaaggaggcggagtgccgccacacgtcggagaaggaggctgagtgccctgatcactcaccggaggaggaggcggaggaggaggcggagtgccctgactcgccggaggaggaggaggaggaggcggaggcgtccagttcggaaggttgatgagctccttccgccataggcatggagtcttcagagaagaacccaactgagtctccccttcacccgtagggtggtcaagctcgaggtcctcaaatccgtccgttatttcatccaccatcaccctagcatatccttctggaatcggccggcagtgataggttgcgccaggttcaggaggtgcaacagagccaacagccgccttgactttcaatttcatccattgcgtcataacgtggcaatgttgagactccgtgatagcatccacggggtagctagcaggagccgtggaGACAGGCTCCTgatgaagcagctcggtggaagccatgctgcttctccactgagatggcggggtagcttcgggggaagcttcggcagggcgtttgctgcgatttgcttctcgttcctctatcgcttgtacccttgcgtgcagcgcctgcagttgggtatgctccactttcttcctcctctcctggcatttgtaaccgcctgcgtccggaaacccagccttccatggaacggagcctggtgtgcctcgtgtccgtccaggttgctcaggattcccgagggccattgtgagctcgtcgttctctctgtctggaacggacgtcccttgctgcgctgcatcgatatactcctgaagcctcgtgacgggtagtctcagttgctcgttcgtccaaatgcacttccctgatacagggtccaaggttttgccaaccccgaagaaccaagtccggcaacggtctggccagttcaatgtctctggttcgacccctttatcaaccaggtcattctcagccttggcccacaacggccgggctttgacgtagccacctgaccccgtgcgatggtgaagcttcctcttcgcagcatttttcttgtttgttgctgacatcttcttactcttgtccgatgtcttgtgggccaaaaatgcgggccagtgatctctgatcttctcataccggccggtgaattctggtgtcttttcttggTCGACAAAtgatgttttcagctcattcttccacctcctgaatagttctgccatcttcttaagagcatgagacttgatcaattgctctttaactggcttctccggatcctcctttggcggtagggtgaaatttgccttcagcgcggtccaaagatcatctttctgcatatcgtcgacataagacacctcaaggtcttccttcttaggcttaaaccattgatggatgctgatcgggatcttgtccctaacaagaaccccacactgagcagcaaatgcttcctttgtccggatgggttcaatcggcatgccatcgcgcgcgattgctgtgatctcaaacctttcatccgagcgcaactttttcttcgggcctcgtctctttaccgaagttgtgctcgatccggatggctagaaaaaagaagaaagacgagagttaattaatatgtgtacataccaaaacaatgaatgcatcaattagctagtcagcacaggcttaactaatatatatacctggccggactcggtttggtcaccggagccttcatcacggtctccttcttgcaccggcattgggtcaccggagccatcataatcatagcttgcttcttcaccctgtccttccagaccaatggtgtcgttgagaaacgacaagacgacatcacttccttttgcgattatgtcccccaacaccgcttctgttgcttcgtctcgggggtgctccatagtttctgcaaatatttacaacatggcaattattattcaaacatgatagatggatatattagtggcaaacgtagaactagctagctattcacaataaggaatcatattagtggcctcgaccctgcttctctagggtttggggtggcttcGACAACGCTTcaggggtttggggtggcctcgagagagtttgtcgggtaggggcgcggcgggagggggtaggagaccgacatcatttttttctagggtttgggtgtcctcgagagttttggtcgagcgagagggccggggggtgctcccgtggtataagttatcatagtcgagagggggtatatatatatatcgaccgcccctcatgtggaagttatccgggagggggttatatcgacaacgacgacatacatacatgggaaaataatgttatcggggagggggtatatcgacccccctcctcatgttgaagttatcgggacggggtatatcgacaacgacatacccgataaaaaataagaagacgaagaagaaataaaaagaggagaagagaaaggaatagaggataagatcgaagaaaaaaaagaagaaaaaaaagaggagaagaagaaaggaatagaggagaagaagaaaaaatagaaaatattctattttctcttcttctcctttattcctttcttcttctcctttattcctttcttcttctcctcttccttttcttcttttttcctcttcttatttatttctcctctttttcctctcctcttcttctcctttcttcctcttctcatTTTCCTTTTTcatctcattctttttcttcttcttcctttcctagctagatatataaaacttttctaaaaatgtaacttttgcatatataaaactttttcttcttcttccttcttccttctcttccttcttcctaaatatataaaacttttctaaaaatgaaactaacctaaaatgtactaaatcagagaacatacatagataaaacttttctaaaaatctaacttttccatatatgaacatatatacacagagaacatacatacacatatacatttttataaaaaagcaaaaaacaaatcatTACTTAAAtgaacaaaaaatctgaaaaaaacaaGATATATaatctaaaaatctaacttttaatTGCAGGGCCGCGggctcggggcaggggcgacgacgacgatgggGGCGGGCTGGGGCAGGGGCGcgggtgacggcgacggcgacggtggggaagggtcggggcaggggcgcgtgCGACGGCGGGCCGGGgcaagggcgcgggcgacggcgacgagagtGACGGCGACGGCGGAtagcgtcggggcagcctggcggcgtcgatgtgctcggcaTCGTCAGGGGCAACTGGTGATGAACTCTGTAAAATTTCTAAGTGCTACTTTTATACCcagagctttggtcccggttcgtggcaccaacctggaccaatgcccccctttagtcccggttggtggcatcaaccgggactaatggtctcttttcagcagcccaaagggcgggaagcagaggcctttggtcccggttggtggcacaacgCGCTAGTTATCGCTCGTTGCGGAAAATAGAATTTTCCCAGCTGCGTCGGCAGAAAAATAAGGGGCTTGCTTCGCTGAGACACAACGCGCAGCCCAcgtatgaaaattcttttttctaGCAGACAAACGCATAAGAATTTAGTATCACCTCGGATAGAACaaatggtgaacggatgaaaaaaatcGACGAAACGCTCCTTCCTTATTAGTAGGCATACAGATAGATATAGTAATCTATATATAAAGAAGGTAAAAAGTAGTTCGTATGGTACACATACTTTTATTACAAGGTAAAAAAAACTTtcacaacaaacaaacaaaaaatatgGTGCGGAACTAATAGTATGGAATGGACGCAAACTATTGCACCGCATATACCGATGACATCCATATGCAGTTTTATTTTTTGAGGCTCATTGCATGGATTGAAAATTCTCTCATGTAAACCTCTCTCTCCGCTCACCACGTGTGCCCCCACTGCTCCCACCTTATCTTCTCCGCCCATCGCTTCCTTCTTTTTCCCCCTTTTCTTGTTCAATGGCAGAGGAGAGGCACCACCGCAGGAGAGCGGCCTGATTCATCCAGGACGAAGCTCATGTGTAGGCACTGGTGTCAGTTGACACCAATGCCATTCGATGCTTCAGCTAATAGCTTTACCGATTTGTGAGTTTGACCTCAGCAAAAAAGATCGATTGACCCCAGCCCACCACAGAACAAAAGCTCAAAGTCTTAGGCAAGTTAGATAATTACAACAGTAAAGAAGAAGTATGGAACTGTTTGCTAACCTAGCACGCAGTCCACAAGGCCCAATCAATCTGGTGCCTATCCCTGGACGCAGCCGGCCGCCAGGTCGCTGTAGGTCACGACGCGCGCATCTCTCAAGCGATTCGCTTCCACAATGACATCGATCCCCAAATCCTCTGCACACCTACCGCTGCTATCAGGGAACTACACAACGGTGGACGATGCTAATTTTGGTTCGGCGATGTCCGCGGGCCGGCCGCGTCACCCTAATTAGTCCTGCAATTCTTGATTGTCCACTTCGGTTCATCCCAGGTACCCGAGGCACTGACATACATGTGTGTAATACTAAGATTGTAATTTGTAATTTATCTCCTTGATTCTATTAGGACTAGAAGATTATAGATAGATTTCTATTGAAGCGGATAGGAGACACTGATCCAACAGAGACTTCAAGGTCGTGAAAGGACTACCTAAATAGATTTATGTAGTATATCAAACGTTGGTGGTACTACTCTAGGGGAAATAAATTTAGATGAACTTCTTTCAGATTCAGCTGATCGAAAAAGAATATCACAATAGACTAAGAATCCTAAGAAGCAACATGAGATGAAACCGAGATATGTAATTAGAGGACCGTGGAGACAAAGCatattttaaatatttctttcaaCTTGGACTATTTATTTAAACTAGCTGAGTTTTATCCTGATGACTTTTATTCAACATAATTGATGGATCTTGATCATAAACTTCGAACGTAAATTGGCGATGTCCAGAGAGACCAATGATTTGCCAATTTGGATCACATTGCAGATCTTGCTGAAGTGTTAGCTGACACTAAGAAACATCTTGCTTTTCCTTTGGTGTATCAACTTCTAAAAATGGTGCTAATTTTGCCAGTTGACAAAATCGACGAGGAAATGAATATTCTCAAGAGTGTTTTGCATGGGTGACCAGTTCATGAGTGATAGCCTGAGTTGCTATGTGGATAAATATATTTACAATCACTACGAATGATTCCATGATTGATTTATTGAATGAAGAAGATTAAAGGTCGAGAAGGAAGTTATAACATGTGAGTCTCACATTAGTTTATATTTTTGCTTAATAAGTATTTGTTTTATGTATCATTTGTTTTGAACATTGTtgtcaaaatattttttttctttcgcctACTGTTTTCACTAAGTTACAAACTAAATGCTCCCAACTTACCtttactttttcttatttttcaCTAAATATGTAAGCAAGTGGTTTTTTGACTTCGCTCGACCAGTGCTAGGGTATGAAAATCATTTTAATATAATAAAATTTATACCATTAGCTCACTGCATATTTTCACTCTTTATATTGCCCTAAAATGTTATTTATATTGCATTGCTATTATCAGTGCTATTGTGGGCAACAATGACACCGGTGCCCATTTTTTCTATCTTTGTCCCTGTTCATCCTCACGCCGCGGGGGCTGCAGTAGGGCGCAAACGAGGTTGTCGAAGCTCTACCGTGGCTGTGTTGAAGCGCCACCGGAGCTGCATCGCGGCTTTCGCCGTCATCGCCGTGCGTTGCGTCGTAGCGCCCGCCGTGGCCGCTGCAATGGAGCGAGGTTGTTGAAGCTCCGCCGTGGTTACATTGAAGCGCCACCGGAGCTGCATCGCCCCCTCCGGCCGCGCTGCAATGGAGCGTGCTGGGGGGCTGCAATGGAGCATGCCGGGCTGCAATGAAGCTCCGCCGCAGCTGTAGTGGAGCACGGCCGGGGCTGCAATGAACACCGCGCGCCGGTGGCTGCAATGGAGCGCGGAcggggctgcaatggagcttcaTCGGACGCCGCACACTGGTGGCTGCAATGGAGCTCCGCCGcggctgcaatggagcttcgccgggaCGCTGACGGTGCTGCGTCGGAGCTTTTTTTCGCGCCTCGGTGCTTCCATGGAGCTGCAGTGGAGCTTCCCCAGGGTCGTCGGTGTTGCGTTGAAACTTGTTTTCCGTCGTCTCCGGTGCGGCTGCGTTGGGGATCGGCCGGTGGCTCCGGTGCTGTGAGGTCGTCGACGCAGACGCCACGGTGAGATGGGATTGATGGCGAGCACCATTGTTGTGTTCACCGCAGAGGAGGCACGGTGGGATTGACGGCGAGCTGCTGCGTGCGATTTTCTGCGTTGACATATGATCTAAGGGCTATGCATCGGGCAATCTGACGGCTGGCGAGGAGGTTTACGTTTGTTTGTTATCAGCCGGTTGATTCGTAGTAGTGGCCTAAAATTATTAGCCAACAGGAGGTCGATCGAATTATATGATATACATTAGGACTCCTGAACACTTCCATCTTACGTCCAGAAACACCAGATGTATGTATCTTTTCGAAAGATGCATTTTCTTTTTCTGTTGTAGGATTTGCAGGAAGAGAGATTGGGAGGAGAGGAGACGTCTGCGTGGATAGCAGTAGGTGTTGTACCAGTCTAGAGTACAGATTGTAATCTTCTAGGACTTTTTTCCTTGACGTGATCTTCTAGGACTCTTTTGTACACGATACATCCCACGGTCTCTTATCTAGTCCAAGCCATAAAATTAATATCCTAtggttattttttgtttttgtgagGATTAACTGGTTGTTAAAACTGCTTAAGTGGACGGCAAGTGTACCACTGGACTGGCTATAATAAGAAAAATTGAAGGATAGGAAAATGTACGCAGGAGGCAAAAGTAAATCTACATACAGCTCTCGTCAAAATAAAATTTAGATACAGCTCATCTATCAAACCCAAAATCCTTAGTCATATATGGAAAAAAAATTGTGCGTAGCATACAATATATTTTAGGTGCATCTATAAAAGCCTTAGCTGAAAGATATATATCCGAGTCAATGCTAAGTGTCAGTACGCCCTTTGGCTTAAAACTTAGCAAAAAACTGTTGTTTGACAATTTGGAATCTCGTGATGGTTAACTTTTCTGAAAGTCCATCTCAAATCTTAGGAAATACATAGGGAAAGCATAGATTAGAAACATAGAATAAGCAAAAGTTTTGATTTTTGTGCATACAAAGAGTTGATCCTAATTTGAATTTCATAGATAAAATCATGTTTGACCTTAAGAAGCAGATGATCCTTCCAGACAAGTAGTACAGAAACATCAGGTGGAGGATGTAAACAATACCAGTATTAGCAATTCATGTGCACATGTAAAATAATGATTTTAACTTGAACCCATCCTACTAATTAGAAAGCCCGTTGACGTTCTTACTAACCATTTACTATGTGTACATAATGGATCATAATTTGTAACCCATTAAGAGTACATAAGAAACACGGGCAAAAGCTTGTAATGAATTATGGATGATTATGTGAGAGGTCTATGATTATGCACAAATATATATGTTCTTAAAAAAAGCTCCACCACTGAATCTATTCAATAAAAGTTGTATGAAAGTTAACCTTGATAAATCAGCGCGACCAAACTGTAAACTGCAGACCTCCTCCTCAATTTTGCAAATTATAGAAGTTAAAAGTCTGTTTCTACAACACTAAAAGAAGTTAAAAGTCTGTTTCTACAACACTAAAAGAACCATAAAAGATCAATTTGTTTTATGCCCTTAACATAATAGAACAGAACAGATCAGATTGGCTAGAGAAAAGTAGGATCTCCTAGAAAACTGTCAGAGCCGAGCTATGTCCAACGTCCAGCTGCCGGATCACATTCTCCATGATGTGGAAAAATCACGTGGAAGGTTGGAGCAGAAACCACCTCTCTATATTGCAACCAACTAATCAATTTGAGATAGTTCGGGACATGGTCATGGTATTGTCGGATCAAAATCAGCAATATCCTTTCTTGATTGAGCGCAAGCGAGTATAGTTACCTCTGATCAGCGAGATTGGACGTTCGGCAAGAAAACCTACAGCATATACTTACCTGCTATGGCACATGAAGATGTAGGCTACTATCCATCTTGCGCAGTTAGAACACGTATCAATGGGAGTTGGGTTAGAAATATGCCTACCGGATGGAGTTTTCCCAATAAGATCTAGCTGACGGCATACATTGAGATAATTTCTCTATTTGTCCACGCATGGGAGGTGGGACGAATTGAATAGGAAAGAGGACTTGTGGAGGACGTAAGAATCAgagatgttttttttcttttcagttgTATGTAAGGTTTATGGGAAGAGAGTTAGGAAGGAGAGCAATACGTGTTGCACCCAAATGCCTATTGTAATCTGATTTTTTAGGGTAACTACCAATTGTAATCTATTAGGACTCTCACGTCCACGCAACAAATTTCTTCCATTTTTTTTAGGAAAAAATGCTGCCATCCTTATTACTCTAGATCGTAGCTCTACAATTAAGACCGTAAGGCTAAACTAAAATATTCCTTTAAGGAGGTACATGTGGGATATCACGCAAGGACTCTGTAGTACATCTCACGGCTGATATTAACTAATAAGGAGATCAAACGGACAGTACGAAAGTCCTCTTCTGCGCTCGCGCACACATGCTCTCGTTATCGCTCCCGTTCAGCCCCTTCGAGATTACCACCCCGACATGTATAGGCCCAGGTATAACTTTTGTATACCGACTTTTTTTAAGAGCCGATGGCCCACATCTGGCCCACTCTGACAACTATTAAAGTCGACGCCGTTATCTATGGGATAGGCCGGCTCCGATTTTCGCTCACGATGTGCGCTGTTAAAGCTAAGATTCTGTTCCAAAGGCGTTCGTTCACACATGACGATTTATTACATTATAATATATTATTGTACATTACACACAGTTGCACCTAAAGCCAGGCATAGTACCTGCAATGACCCATTGGAGACACCTGAAACTGCACTGACTGCCACGCCGATTCAAAGATGATTCTGATACATCCGCTTCCAACACCGTCACATCACATTCAGGTTACAAAATATCAACACAATACACAGGAACTGAGCTAATGCTCTAAACTTACAGCTGTTAATCAGAATCATCTATAATCAGTTCAGTATATTTTGAAACCCGTAGCCACAGAGGAGGCGCTAGATAAGTCGGTCAGAGCCATTCACTCTATTTCACCTCCCACTGAAACTTGATCTTATTCCAACTACAGCTTCACGTGGATGACTGAAATCAGAGTGTGCCCCTCACCTACCCCTCACCCCCCTGCTTATACACTACACAGCTTGGGCAAACCTCCTGCCCTTGTTgttaaaattttgatttttttgtgTTATCCTCAAAATTTTACTGCAATCTACTGCTCCCATTCACCCAAATTTTACTGATTCACCCTTCCTTATCAGCCTGCACAAGATACGTGAAATGTCGATCCTTTGCACCCAGTTCAGTGAAAACCTAC
This region of Triticum aestivum cultivar Chinese Spring chromosome 2D, IWGSC CS RefSeq v2.1, whole genome shotgun sequence genomic DNA includes:
- the LOC123055453 gene encoding protein DA1-related 1-like, producing MQLRWRFNVTTAELQQPRSIAAATAGATTQRTAMTAKAAMQLRWRFNTATVELRQPRLRPTAAPAATCAGCHNEIGHGGFLSCIGGVWHPECFCCHACKVIISKYVIMSSPKTCYKERFHPKCDVCKQFIPTHMNVLIKYRTHPFWLQKYCPSHEVDGTPRCCSCERMEPRESRYVLLDDGRKLCLGCLDSAVMDTNECQPLYLEIQEFYEGLNMKVEQQVPLLLVERQALNEAMEGEKTGHHHLPETRGLCLSEEQTVSTILRRPRMTGNKIMEMITEPYRLTRRCEVTAILILYGLPRLLTGSILAHEMMHAWLRLKGYRTLTPDIEEGICQVLAHLWIESEIMAGSGSNAASTSSSSSSSTSSKKGGRSQFERKLGDFFKHQIESDTSVAYGDGFRAGNRVVQQYGLKRTLEHIRLTGTLPF